Proteins found in one Manduca sexta isolate Smith_Timp_Sample1 chromosome 8, JHU_Msex_v1.0, whole genome shotgun sequence genomic segment:
- the LOC115444770 gene encoding conserved oligomeric Golgi complex subunit 5 yields the protein MDAKDVCVEIENDEFYSKFLDDTVKPIIHENLSVTDQVTKLAQGIEKLGKSLEKQVLAKHNDLLTQASHISDLEVTLESVQAQVQNLIRGAEKLKNRVHTPYYALEKQTLMLERVQTTCNLLRHTSKILVLWNKLKGIKDNPSKEAIILFELNELIGDYDFEGITLLDEVLSSVDRRRKELLNESTALLQSSLLNGDKTKLLQCFKVFQNLQCTEEQIKNTVNNILNDLKKEITTALNVQMVSIEVKKSSSGRIAPGKANIMNAQDFKIKLWDNIEKLFKGEIYNSCTKVIMLQNVINELHAIGNFRNIAKNFWSDLTAVFSSELEKSSLTVNQSIEIDYPKLLKCFNDLLFRLKCKDLELNRECLTKWENSFLSKSLGKLLEPVRSMWHLSQVPSMDQIDNAIRVIAEALSISLGDKQLSISLANSVAKSIKQMNVEAEQRLSMDSDVAQIIEPPTSSQQKNANLCNALYYFSSQIKRVLVNMNSMLPQESIQIVQNSLKDISSMPTLQLFAESIKNSLYIILMTMHEEPDLIRADDPAGKNLSCSPYMKELQQFVSRCKDIYLSMFNEKAALNDCCLNIARACIERFINHICNVRPLTKFGRVKLQNDCKHIEIALSPLVSDMTELGDHYRQIKAVYLLLEKSPQEIAKSQAEGASLPYSLVMMFLFSHAGHQLLAPHTCAGWNVQRLMQWLDAHRNEKERLEFVAGALQRYQNHIRQNQIATYDDVYPILLQLLEDGRQTLKK from the coding sequence ATGGACGCAAAAGACGTGTGCGTGGAAATAGAAAATGATGAATTCTATAGTAAATTCTTAGATGATACTGTGAAACCAATAATTCACGAGAATTTATCTGTGACCGATCAAGTTACTAAACTCGCTCAAGGGATTGAAAAACTGGGCAAAAGTCTGGAAAAACAAGTGTTAGCCAAACATAATGACTTGCTTACGCAAGCGAGTCATATCTCCGATCTAGAAGTCACACTAGAATCCGTGCAAGCTCAAGTACAAAATTTAATTCGAGGTGccgaaaaactaaaaaacagaGTTCATACTCCGTACTATGCTCTTGAAAAACAAACGTTGATGCTCGAAAGGGTACAGACCACGTGCAATTTACTTCGTCACACTTCCAAAATACTCGTTCTGTGGAACAAACTAAAAGGAATCAAAGATAACCCATCCAAAGAGGCCATTATACTCTTCGAACTAAATGAGTTGATCGGTGACTATGATTTCGAGGGCATTACATTATTGGATGAGGTATTGAGTTCCGTGGACCGAAGGAGAAAGGAGTTACTGAATGAATCCACAGCTTTGCTGCAGTCTAGCTTGTTAAATGGAGACAAAACTAAACTCTTACAATGTTTCAAAGTGTTCCAAAACCTACAATGTACTGAAGAACAAATAAAGAACACTGTGAATAACATTCTTAATGAccttaaaaaagaaataaccaCAGCTCTTAATGTCCAAATGGTGTCTATAGAGGTGAAAAAGTCAAGTTCGGGAAGGATAGCTCCAGGCAAAGCTAACATTATGAATGCTCAAGACTTCAAGATCAAACTTTGGGACAATATAGAGAAGCTGTTTAAAGGCGAGATCTATAACAGCTGCACCAAAGTCATAATGCTTCAGAATGTTATCAATGAGCTGCATGCTATCGGAAACTTCAGAAACATAGCTAAGAACTTTTGGTCAGATTTAACCGCTGTCTTCAGCAGTGAACTAGAAAAAAGTTCTTTAACTGTAAACCAATCTATTGAAATTGATTACCCGAAACTGCTAAAGTGTTTCAATGATTTACTCTTCAGACTGAAATGCAAAGATTTGGAACTGAACCGAGAATGCCTCACTAAATGGGAGAACTCATTTCTATCTAAATCATTGGGAAAATTGCTTGAGCCCGTGAGAAGCATGTGGCACCTCAGCCAAGTACCATCCATGGACCAAATAGACAATGCCATCAGAGTCATTGCTGAGGCTCTCAGCATATCACTTGGAGATAAACAGTTGAGCATCAGCCTTGCCAACAGTGTGGCTAAATCCATAAAGCAAATGAATGTAGAGGCTGAACAGAGGTTATCTATGGACAGTGATGTTGCACAAATCATAGAGCCTCCAACCAGCTCACAGCAGAAAAATGCTAATCTATGCAATGCTTTATATTACTTCTCTTCACAAATTAAGAGGGTACTTGTAAATATGAACTCTATGTTGCCACAAGAAAGCATTCAAATTGTCCAAAATAGTTTGAAGGATATATCCAGCATGCCCACACTGCAACTCTTTGCAGAATCCATCAAAAACTCCCTTTACATCATTCTGATGACGATGCATGAGGAACCAGACTTAATAAGGGCAGATGATCCTGCAGGAAAGAACTTATCCTGCTCCCCATACATGAAGGAGTTGCAACAATTTGTGTCAAGGTGTAAAGATATCTATTTATCCATGTTTAATGAAAAGGCAGCTCTAAATGACTGCTGTTTGAACATAGCTAGAGCCTGCATTGAAAGATTCATTAACCACATTTGCAATGTGAGGCCTTTGACTAAATTTGGCAGAGTGAAACTTCAGAATGACTGCAAACACATAGAAATTGCCTTATCACCTCTGGTTAGTGATATGACTGAATTAGGAGATCACTACAGGCAAATAAAAGCTGTCTATCTTCTTCTAGAGAAATCTCCTCAAGAAATTGCAAAGAGTCAGGCAGAAGGTGCTAGTCTGCCATATTCTTTAGTGATGATGTTCCTGTTCTCCCATGCTGGGCATCAGTTATTAGCGCCACACACTTGCGCAGGGTGGAATGTCCAGAGATTGATGCAATGGTTAGACGCACATCGGAATGAGAAAGAGAGGCTAGAGTTTGTAGCGGGAGCTTTGCAAAGATACCAGAATCACATTAGACAAAACCAAATTGCTACCTATGATGATGTGTATCCAATTTTACTGCAGTTATTGGAAGATGGGAGACAGACTTTGAAGAAGTAA